In Candidatus Leptovillus gracilis, one DNA window encodes the following:
- a CDS encoding aldo/keto reductase, protein MLPPKSSYPFAPDLPICRLLNGLWQVSGGHGHIGPADAITDMLHYHDAGFTTWDLADHYGPAEEFIGAFRRQLAARSGPQALEHVQAFTKWVPSPGPMTRQIVERAVDVSRRRMDTETLDLLQFHWWDYRDPRYLEALEHLAALRTTGKLRHLGLTNFDTRRLEIMKRQGLPIVANQVQYSLLDRRPAVAMVPFCQEQGIVLFTYGTLLGGLLSERWLGRPEPGPRDLTTASLRKYKQMIDTWGGWPLFQELLQATDQIAERHGVSIANIVVRAVLDRPAVAGVIVGARLGVTEHRAENARVFSFQLDAADWTRLDAVHARSRDLFKLIGDCGDEYRR, encoded by the coding sequence ATGTTACCACCCAAAAGCAGCTACCCCTTCGCCCCAGACCTACCTATCTGCCGCCTGCTCAACGGCCTCTGGCAGGTCTCCGGCGGCCACGGCCACATTGGCCCCGCCGACGCCATCACCGACATGCTCCACTACCACGATGCCGGGTTCACCACCTGGGACCTGGCCGACCACTATGGCCCGGCCGAGGAGTTCATCGGCGCGTTCCGGCGGCAGTTAGCCGCCCGTTCCGGCCCGCAGGCGCTGGAGCATGTACAAGCCTTTACCAAATGGGTTCCGTCGCCCGGTCCCATGACCCGCCAGATTGTCGAACGGGCGGTGGACGTGTCGCGGCGGCGCATGGACACGGAGACTTTGGACTTGCTGCAATTCCACTGGTGGGATTACCGTGACCCGCGCTACCTGGAGGCTCTGGAGCATCTGGCCGCCCTGCGGACAACCGGCAAGCTGCGTCACCTGGGCCTGACCAACTTCGACACCCGGCGGCTGGAAATCATGAAACGACAAGGGCTGCCCATCGTCGCCAACCAGGTGCAATACTCACTGCTGGACCGTCGGCCGGCGGTGGCAATGGTCCCCTTCTGCCAGGAACAGGGCATCGTCCTGTTCACCTACGGTACTTTGTTGGGCGGGCTACTGTCGGAACGCTGGCTGGGCCGGCCTGAGCCGGGGCCGCGTGATCTGACCACCGCCAGCCTGCGCAAGTACAAGCAGATGATTGATACCTGGGGTGGCTGGCCGTTGTTCCAGGAGCTGCTGCAAGCGACTGACCAGATAGCCGAGCGGCACGGCGTCAGCATTGCCAATATAGTCGTGCGCGCGGTCCTCGACCGGCCGGCCGTTGCCGGGGTCATCGTCGGCGCGCGATTGGGGGTGACCGAACACCGGGCGGAGAATGCGCGTGTGTTCAGCTTCCAGTTGGACGCAGCGGATTGGACGCGGCTGGATGCCGTCCATGCCCGGTCGCGCGACCTGTTTAAGCTGATAGGCGACTGTGGGGATGAGTACCGGCGGTAG
- a CDS encoding GNAT family N-acetyltransferase produces the protein MKPPTNLTIREITSSDDPAWPAWVELYLGCFPHEERVPVSYFLDLFAALTESERAHEHVWVMEQFPVEVGPKEAESANVVGMAFTEFEPELALAFLWYIAIKSGLRNQGYGTIFYDYLAQALQKQPAKVMLIEVEMPDGAEEAAVALRRINWYRRLGAQVIQGIRYFQFISPDIPPKEMWLMAHLFINLDAAEVFTLTKAYFAEYVSQQGELSRYV, from the coding sequence ATGAAACCTCCCACCAATCTCACCATCCGCGAAATCACAAGCAGCGACGATCCCGCCTGGCCCGCCTGGGTAGAGCTGTATCTCGGCTGCTTTCCCCACGAAGAGCGAGTTCCCGTCTCCTATTTCCTTGACCTGTTTGCCGCCCTAACCGAAAGCGAACGGGCGCACGAACACGTGTGGGTGATGGAGCAGTTTCCGGTCGAGGTCGGTCCGAAAGAAGCTGAAAGCGCAAATGTTGTTGGCATGGCGTTCACCGAATTCGAGCCAGAGTTGGCTCTGGCTTTTCTCTGGTATATCGCCATCAAATCGGGGCTGCGCAACCAGGGATACGGCACGATCTTCTACGATTACCTGGCGCAGGCGCTCCAGAAGCAGCCGGCAAAAGTGATGTTGATCGAAGTTGAAATGCCAGATGGGGCCGAGGAGGCGGCAGTCGCCCTGCGGCGAATCAACTGGTACAGACGACTGGGGGCGCAGGTCATCCAGGGCATTCGCTACTTCCAATTTATCAGCCCAGACATTCCCCCAAAAGAGATGTGGCTGATGGCCCACCTGTTTATCAATCTGGATGCCGCCGAAGTCTTCACCCTGACCAAAGCCTATTTCGCCGAATATGTCAGCCAACAAGGGGAGCTTTCGAGATACGTGTAG
- a CDS encoding DUF1801 domain-containing protein has product MTKNENKSKPTDASIEDYIASRPNEQQRKDCQELMVLLKKITGQPPKMWGPSIVGYGSYRYAYESGRTGEAPLAAFAIRGRELVVYLDCESDSQKTLLSTVGRHKMGKSCPYFKQLADLDKGCSNNLSPARSRR; this is encoded by the coding sequence ATGACGAAGAATGAGAACAAGTCGAAGCCCACCGACGCCAGCATTGAGGACTATATCGCCTCAAGGCCCAACGAGCAGCAGCGCAAGGACTGTCAGGAGTTAATGGTTCTGCTCAAAAAGATCACCGGGCAACCACCAAAGATGTGGGGGCCGAGCATCGTTGGATATGGCTCCTACCGGTATGCCTACGAGAGCGGGCGTACCGGGGAGGCTCCTCTGGCGGCCTTCGCCATTCGTGGCCGCGAGCTGGTCGTGTATCTGGACTGCGAAAGCGATAGTCAGAAAACGTTATTATCCACGGTTGGCAGGCACAAGATGGGCAAGTCTTGCCCGTACTTCAAGCAGCTAGCCGACCTCGATAAGGGGTGCTCGAACAACTTGTCGCCGGCTCGATCGCGGAGGTGA
- a CDS encoding tetratricopeptide repeat protein, which yields MIEVSYGGALYEQGRYDEAEAAFHRANSPYLQQSSYFYHRAIVAQCLGNTFLAQNRLVESSLHLEESARLWRQCDDKLMLANTLGTIAELYARQGKTDGAIVLYDEALALLSRYSDDAWAKKLTADFRQQLQEQKKAANPGLLD from the coding sequence TTGATTGAAGTGAGTTATGGCGGCGCCTTGTATGAGCAGGGACGATACGACGAAGCAGAAGCGGCCTTCCATCGGGCTAATTCCCCCTACTTACAGCAGTCCAGCTATTTTTACCACCGCGCCATTGTCGCCCAATGTCTGGGCAACACCTTCCTGGCGCAAAACCGCTTGGTCGAATCATCTCTGCATCTGGAAGAGAGCGCCCGATTGTGGCGGCAATGTGATGACAAGTTGATGCTGGCTAACACCTTAGGCACCATCGCAGAATTGTATGCCCGCCAGGGTAAAACAGATGGAGCCATCGTCCTCTATGACGAAGCGTTAGCGCTCCTGTCCAGGTATTCCGACGACGCCTGGGCCAAAAAATTAACTGCCGATTTTAGGCAGCAGCTTCAGGAGCAAAAAAAGGCGGCTAACCCTGGCCTGCTAGATTAG
- a CDS encoding tetratricopeptide repeat protein, with the protein MNPETAINPQFTAALAAGIAYWQEQTSSSTEDAVAALDARRQNLYRAVVYGSKLAQTRRETAIVILQAFHLAERRGYWHEWIPLLQNAAATCPPDEPVLKAELLNRLGELYRANRQLPAAIESHLQAEAALKQADGSHSHAEHLHAEHLRHHIWSSLSLDYAFSRQYDLAEQYGQQALEGFRATSAPPKFHATVLNTLGMVAWWRGQYDLAETLLREAITLWREVNQFTDLLRSLNNLMGTLKSAKKYEDVWPCYEEAVTCFPQRSANMRNP; encoded by the coding sequence ATGAATCCCGAAACCGCCATCAACCCCCAGTTTACCGCCGCTTTAGCCGCCGGCATTGCCTACTGGCAAGAGCAAACCAGCTCCAGCACAGAGGATGCTGTAGCGGCGTTGGACGCCAGGCGGCAAAATTTGTATCGGGCGGTTGTCTATGGTTCAAAACTGGCACAAACGCGGCGGGAAACGGCCATTGTCATCCTGCAAGCCTTCCATCTGGCTGAACGGCGCGGCTACTGGCATGAATGGATTCCACTATTACAAAATGCCGCCGCGACCTGCCCACCTGACGAACCGGTTCTGAAAGCGGAACTTCTTAACCGACTGGGCGAACTATACCGTGCAAACCGCCAACTACCGGCAGCCATTGAGAGCCATTTGCAAGCAGAAGCTGCCCTTAAACAAGCAGACGGGAGCCATAGTCACGCAGAGCATCTGCACGCAGAGCATCTGCGCCATCATATCTGGTCCAGTTTAAGCCTGGACTATGCCTTCAGCCGCCAATATGATCTGGCGGAACAATACGGGCAGCAGGCGTTGGAAGGCTTCCGCGCCACGAGCGCCCCCCCAAAATTCCATGCCACCGTTCTAAACACTCTGGGCATGGTCGCCTGGTGGCGCGGCCAATACGATCTCGCTGAAACGCTGCTGCGTGAGGCCATTACACTCTGGCGCGAAGTCAATCAGTTCACCGATCTACTGCGGTCTTTGAACAATTTGATGGGGACCTTGAAATCCGCCAAAAAATATGAAGACGTCTGGCCCTGTTATGAAGAAGCGGTGACCTGCTTCCCACAAAGGTCAGCGAATATGAGAAATCCTTGA